A single Pedobacter sp. PACM 27299 DNA region contains:
- a CDS encoding MbnP family protein codes for MKKILTLMTVSALLFSACSKDKDPINAVETNGKTTLSFDARFGNQDFALNTDFTAEGKTFNFNKFRYWISNVVLVNTNGEEFKVPGSYYLLEETGTITLTGVNNDLPTTVYPATKREEVVLKDLKAGDYKTLKFAVGVDPKYNDNLSLLAGELSPLNGMTNVSWMWLTSYIFTSATGKVTEGANSKTLKIETGLNANYKTVVLDLPQTLKVSGEKSSGVSLNVDLAKAFDGIDVMTTPVVGAAQASAMAAVATNYSNKVFTVKAVN; via the coding sequence ATGAAAAAAATACTTACCCTAATGACGGTATCAGCATTGCTATTCAGCGCTTGCTCAAAAGATAAAGATCCAATTAATGCCGTTGAAACTAACGGAAAAACCACCCTTAGCTTCGATGCAAGGTTTGGAAATCAGGATTTTGCATTGAATACCGATTTTACTGCTGAGGGAAAAACTTTCAACTTCAATAAATTCAGGTATTGGATCAGTAATGTTGTATTGGTGAATACCAATGGTGAAGAATTCAAAGTGCCCGGTTCCTACTATTTACTGGAAGAAACCGGAACGATTACGCTGACAGGGGTAAATAACGACCTGCCTACTACGGTCTACCCGGCTACAAAAAGAGAAGAAGTGGTGTTGAAAGACCTGAAAGCAGGAGACTATAAAACACTGAAATTCGCGGTAGGCGTGGATCCGAAATACAATGATAACCTGAGTTTATTGGCCGGAGAGCTCTCCCCATTGAACGGGATGACCAATGTTTCCTGGATGTGGCTGACCAGCTATATTTTTACTTCGGCAACCGGAAAGGTCACTGAGGGCGCCAATTCTAAAACCTTAAAAATTGAAACTGGATTAAATGCAAACTACAAAACAGTAGTCCTGGATTTGCCACAGACTTTGAAAGTTAGTGGCGAAAAGAGCTCTGGGGTTAGCTTAAATGTGGATTTGGCAAAGGCTTTTGATGGGATTGATGTCATGACTACTCCAGTTGTAGGTGCAGCACAAGCTTCGGCTATGGCGGCAGTAGCCACCAATTACAGCAATAAAGTGTTTACCGTAAAAGCAGTGAATTAA
- a CDS encoding SCO family protein translates to MRGILAGLTLAALFLSSCKDQPKRLPFLQLEQTERVVDGKTVIDSIFRTIPAFKLFNQDSTVVTEKDFNGAIYVADFFFTSCPTICPTMHRNLMKVYEKYKGNPEVKLASHTIDVKYDTPSRMKAYAKKLGVDGTKWEYLWGSRDDIYALAERNYLVSAQEDKNAPGGFIHQGYLVLVDKEKRIRGAYDGTLDKDVQQLMSDMDILLKEYKK, encoded by the coding sequence ATGAGGGGAATTTTAGCTGGCCTGACCCTCGCTGCCTTGTTTCTTTCTAGCTGTAAAGACCAACCGAAAAGGTTGCCTTTTCTGCAGTTGGAACAAACAGAGCGGGTGGTCGATGGCAAAACGGTGATAGATAGCATTTTTAGAACGATTCCTGCCTTTAAACTCTTCAATCAGGACAGTACGGTGGTGACAGAGAAAGACTTCAATGGAGCGATTTATGTGGCCGATTTCTTTTTTACCTCCTGTCCGACGATATGCCCCACCATGCACCGGAATTTAATGAAAGTGTATGAAAAGTATAAAGGCAATCCCGAAGTTAAACTGGCTTCCCATACCATTGACGTGAAATATGATACCCCTTCCAGAATGAAAGCTTACGCGAAAAAGTTAGGTGTTGACGGTACGAAATGGGAGTATTTATGGGGCAGCAGGGATGATATTTATGCCCTTGCGGAACGTAATTACCTGGTTTCCGCACAAGAAGATAAGAATGCACCCGGCGGTTTTATCCATCAGGGATACCTGGTGCTGGTAGACAAAGAAAAACGCATCAGAGGGGCTTATGACGGAACGCTGGACAAGGATGTACAGCAGTTGATGTCTGATATGGATATTCTGTTAAAAGAGTATAAAAAATAA
- a CDS encoding acyl-CoA thioesterase, whose translation MTVEDRIKASETRIFKAVFPNTTNHYDTLFGGTAMHMMDEVAFITATRFSRQIMVTVSSDRIDFKKPIPAGTIVELIGTVTHIGNTSLKVRVEIYVEQMYSEDREKAVTGEFSFVAIDEHKKPIKILK comes from the coding sequence ATTACCGTAGAAGATAGAATTAAAGCTTCTGAGACCCGCATTTTTAAAGCGGTGTTTCCTAATACAACCAACCACTACGACACCTTATTTGGCGGAACAGCCATGCACATGATGGACGAGGTGGCTTTTATCACCGCTACGCGTTTCAGCAGGCAGATTATGGTGACAGTAAGCAGCGACAGGATTGACTTTAAAAAGCCTATTCCTGCCGGAACCATTGTTGAGCTGATAGGCACTGTTACACATATCGGAAATACGAGTTTGAAAGTGAGAGTCGAAATATATGTAGAGCAGATGTACTCCGAAGACCGCGAAAAAGCGGTAACCGGAGAATTTTCATTTGTAGCCATCGATGAACACAAGAAACCGATTAAAATATTAAAATAA
- a CDS encoding beta-ketoacyl-ACP synthase III has product MRIRKNAVITGVGGYVPETVLSNHDLETMVDTNEEWIVSRTGIKERRIVNDASIATSDMATKALMRLMEDGNVNPDDIDCVIVSTSTPDYVMVSTGSMVCEKAGLKNAWGIDTNAACSGFLYALTLGASMIESGRCKRVVVIGADKNSSIVNYKDRNTCILFGDGAGAVLLEQTEEEVGLIDSYFRTDGSGKENLIVTAGGSKHPASQETLDQKLHYVRQDGRVVFKAAIQGMTDTCRAILKANDLDIKQINYLIPHQANLRIIQAVGEQLNLTESQVKVNIERYGNTTAATIPLVLWDFKDDFKYGDKLLLTAFGAGFSWGATYLKWGKLRGK; this is encoded by the coding sequence ATGAGAATACGTAAAAATGCGGTGATAACCGGAGTTGGAGGTTATGTTCCGGAAACTGTTTTGAGCAACCATGATCTGGAAACAATGGTGGATACCAACGAAGAATGGATCGTGTCCAGAACCGGAATCAAGGAGCGGAGAATAGTAAATGATGCGAGTATAGCCACTTCGGATATGGCTACAAAGGCCTTGATGAGGTTAATGGAAGATGGGAATGTGAATCCGGATGATATAGACTGTGTGATTGTATCTACATCCACTCCGGATTATGTGATGGTTTCTACGGGGAGTATGGTGTGTGAAAAAGCAGGATTGAAAAATGCCTGGGGTATTGATACCAACGCTGCTTGCAGTGGTTTCCTTTATGCCCTGACCTTAGGCGCAAGTATGATTGAAAGCGGCCGATGCAAACGCGTAGTTGTCATTGGTGCGGATAAAAACAGTTCGATCGTAAACTATAAAGACCGCAATACCTGTATTCTTTTTGGTGATGGTGCCGGAGCGGTTTTATTAGAACAAACAGAAGAAGAAGTAGGATTAATTGATAGTTATTTCAGAACTGATGGCAGCGGTAAGGAAAATCTTATTGTTACTGCCGGTGGCTCTAAACACCCTGCATCACAAGAAACCTTAGACCAGAAATTGCATTATGTGCGCCAGGATGGACGTGTAGTGTTTAAAGCAGCAATCCAGGGCATGACAGATACTTGCAGAGCAATCTTAAAAGCAAATGATCTGGACATCAAACAAATCAACTATCTGATTCCTCACCAGGCAAATTTAAGAATCATTCAGGCGGTAGGAGAGCAGCTGAACTTAACGGAATCACAAGTGAAAGTGAATATTGAACGTTACGGAAATACCACTGCCGCTACTATTCCATTGGTTTTATGGGATTTTAAAGATGATTTCAAGTATGGTGACAAGCTATTGTTAACCGCATTTGGCGCTGGATTCTCATGGGGTGCTACCTATTTAAAATGGGGCAAACTGAGAGGGAAATAG
- a CDS encoding ATP-binding protein, translated as MKIKTKLRLGFGFLFIVVLFFGAISLFYMNQISLSSKVILKDNYETLSYTSKMRAVLDEQPLPLSGATREEFERYMTMEGKNITEKGEGAAVSALGQAYQAMMLPGATDDQVHEAVTALRAELRKIDQLNMAAIVRKNDTAQKAVEKAALYVIFTASICFLILFSFIVNFPGFVANPLKEFSEAIREISRKNYKQRLEFNGTDEFSELAVSFNTMAQELNKWENSNLSKIQSEKLRIEAIIEQMQDAIIGLNEKKEILFFNKVAGELLNLNGPEVIGKNAQELMKKNDLLNRILQDKTAEKTMKIYADQKESYFQLEKREITVPSYDAEADVAMSQTGKTAGEVYILKNITQFKELDEAKTNFIATVSHELKTPISSIKMSLKLMDDERVGLMNGEQKELVQHIREDCGRLLKITSELLDLAQVETGNLQLNFVKSDPRKIAIYAMDSVRFQAEQKSIELELISRNNLPKIYVDVEKTAWVLVNFLSNALRYSPEKSKVVIQVIENAEHIEFSVRDFGKGIEEVYQKRLFDKYFQVPTDGNNKSGSGLGLAISKDFIAAEGGTIWVESALGEGSRFCFSLPVAV; from the coding sequence ATGAAAATTAAAACCAAACTCCGCCTTGGATTCGGATTCCTATTCATTGTGGTACTCTTTTTTGGGGCAATTTCTTTGTTTTACATGAATCAGATTTCATTGAGTTCAAAGGTGATCCTGAAGGATAACTATGAAACATTGAGCTATACCAGTAAAATGCGAGCGGTACTGGACGAACAGCCTCTACCGCTTTCCGGCGCTACCAGGGAGGAGTTTGAACGTTACATGACCATGGAGGGTAAAAATATAACGGAAAAAGGAGAGGGGGCAGCAGTTTCCGCTTTGGGGCAGGCTTATCAGGCCATGATGCTTCCCGGTGCCACTGACGATCAGGTTCATGAGGCCGTTACTGCATTAAGAGCGGAATTGAGAAAGATTGATCAATTGAATATGGCGGCGATTGTGCGTAAAAATGATACCGCCCAAAAAGCCGTGGAAAAAGCAGCACTTTATGTAATCTTTACCGCTTCTATCTGCTTCCTGATTCTATTCTCTTTTATCGTGAATTTTCCTGGTTTCGTAGCCAACCCTTTAAAGGAGTTTTCTGAAGCTATCCGCGAAATCTCGCGTAAAAATTACAAACAGCGCCTGGAATTTAATGGTACTGATGAGTTTTCTGAACTGGCGGTTTCTTTTAATACGATGGCCCAGGAATTGAATAAATGGGAAAATAGCAACCTCTCCAAAATCCAGTCCGAAAAGCTAAGGATTGAAGCGATTATAGAGCAGATGCAGGACGCCATTATCGGTTTAAATGAGAAAAAAGAAATCCTTTTCTTTAATAAAGTGGCTGGTGAACTTTTAAACCTGAATGGTCCGGAAGTGATCGGTAAAAATGCGCAGGAACTGATGAAAAAAAATGACCTGCTCAACCGGATTCTTCAGGATAAAACAGCAGAGAAAACGATGAAAATTTATGCCGATCAGAAAGAGTCATATTTCCAGCTGGAGAAAAGAGAAATTACGGTTCCCAGTTATGATGCGGAGGCTGATGTAGCGATGTCGCAAACAGGAAAAACAGCGGGAGAGGTGTACATCTTAAAAAATATCACGCAGTTTAAAGAACTGGATGAGGCAAAAACCAATTTCATTGCTACGGTATCCCATGAACTGAAAACGCCAATCTCTTCTATAAAAATGAGTTTAAAATTGATGGACGATGAGCGCGTAGGTTTGATGAATGGAGAGCAGAAAGAACTGGTACAGCACATCAGGGAAGATTGCGGGCGACTATTGAAAATCACTTCAGAACTTTTAGACCTGGCACAGGTAGAAACCGGTAACCTGCAATTGAATTTTGTGAAATCTGACCCCCGTAAGATTGCGATTTATGCCATGGATTCAGTACGCTTCCAGGCAGAGCAAAAATCTATTGAGCTGGAGCTGATCAGCAGAAATAACCTGCCGAAAATCTATGTAGATGTGGAAAAAACAGCCTGGGTATTGGTCAATTTCCTTTCCAATGCACTCCGCTATAGCCCTGAAAAATCTAAAGTGGTGATTCAGGTGATTGAAAATGCGGAACATATCGAGTTTTCTGTAAGGGATTTTGGAAAAGGTATCGAAGAGGTTTACCAAAAAAGGTTGTTCGATAAGTACTTTCAAGTACCTACAGACGGGAATAATAAATCCGGATCAGGATTAGGATTGGCGATTTCTAAAGATTTTATAGCAGCGGAAGGGGGTACGATCTGGGTGGAAAGTGCCTTAGGAGAAGGCAGTAGGTTCTGTTTCTCTCTGCCTGTTGCGGTTTAA
- a CDS encoding sensor protein KdpD, whose amino-acid sequence MEEQKPSAVKDFIDLVKRSRRGKFKVYIGMSAGVGKTYRMLQESHALLKNGIDLQIGYVETHSRAETQALLGGIPIIPRRKLFYRGKELEEMDLQSILNIHPEVVIVDELAHTNVEGSKNTKRWQDVIDILEAGISVISAVNIQHLESMNAEIEKITGIAITERIPDKILEFADEVVNIDLTADELIDRLKAGKIYDESKIARALGNFFQSEKILQLREMALKEVAHRLERKISLEIPKQIKLRPERFLACISSNHETAKTVIRKTARLASYYNSPWIVLYVQNSNEGGNRIKLDLQRHLINNFKLATELGAEVIKVKSDEVTQTIMRIADEKEVTTICIGKPHLNIFQVVWRTAIFNQLLKHISTTETDLVILS is encoded by the coding sequence ATGGAAGAGCAAAAACCAAGCGCAGTAAAAGATTTTATAGACCTTGTAAAGCGCTCCCGAAGGGGAAAGTTTAAGGTCTATATCGGTATGAGTGCGGGGGTAGGAAAAACCTATCGGATGCTGCAGGAATCTCATGCATTGTTAAAAAACGGGATAGACCTGCAGATTGGTTATGTAGAAACACATAGCCGCGCAGAAACACAGGCCTTGCTAGGAGGTATTCCCATTATTCCGAGACGTAAGCTCTTTTACAGAGGAAAGGAGCTGGAAGAAATGGACCTGCAATCGATCTTGAATATTCATCCGGAAGTGGTTATTGTAGACGAATTGGCCCATACCAATGTGGAAGGAAGCAAGAATACTAAACGCTGGCAGGATGTAATTGATATTTTGGAAGCTGGAATCAGTGTGATCTCTGCTGTCAATATTCAGCACCTGGAAAGTATGAACGCGGAAATTGAAAAAATTACCGGAATTGCCATTACTGAAAGGATTCCTGATAAAATATTAGAATTTGCTGATGAAGTGGTCAACATTGATTTGACCGCTGATGAACTGATTGACCGTTTAAAAGCGGGAAAAATATATGATGAGAGTAAGATTGCCCGGGCATTGGGGAACTTTTTCCAGTCGGAAAAGATACTGCAGCTTCGGGAAATGGCCCTGAAGGAGGTGGCACATCGCCTGGAAAGGAAGATCAGTCTGGAAATTCCTAAGCAAATCAAATTAAGACCGGAGCGTTTCTTGGCCTGTATATCCAGCAACCATGAAACGGCGAAGACGGTGATCCGGAAAACCGCAAGACTGGCTTCCTATTACAATTCCCCCTGGATTGTGTTGTATGTGCAGAATAGCAATGAGGGCGGTAATAGAATTAAGTTAGATTTGCAGCGGCATTTGATCAATAATTTTAAGCTGGCGACAGAGCTTGGCGCAGAGGTGATCAAAGTGAAAAGTGATGAAGTCACGCAAACCATCATGCGGATTGCAGATGAAAAAGAGGTCACCACAATTTGTATTGGAAAACCGCATTTAAATATTTTTCAGGTCGTATGGAGAACAGCTATTTTTAACCAGCTTTTAAAACACATTTCAACCACAGAAACTGATCTTGTGATTTTGTCATAA
- a CDS encoding porin, with the protein MKKLIALSAVLGTAICSYGQEESKIKVSGYVEASYGYDFNRPSDNNRPGFIYSHNRSNEVALNLGFIKAAYDNGAVRANMALMAGSYTNANLAAEPGVLKNIYEANAGVKLSKTQNLWIDAGVFSSHIGFESAVSKDCWVLTRNISSENTPYFETGAKISYGTADGKFSATVLYLNGWQRITRQHENSKPAGGLQLTWKPTDKITVNYSNYLGSEGADSIRVQRFYHNVYGIFQVTDHLGLTLGFDYGTQQKEKGKSAKNEVLSPVAIAQYRFNPNWAVAGRVEYYEDRKGMLIATGTAEGFKTTGYSLNLDYAPVTNAVVRLEGKLYDSKDKIFTRRASAVNYNAAVTASIAVSF; encoded by the coding sequence ATGAAAAAATTAATAGCATTATCAGCTGTATTAGGCACTGCCATTTGTTCTTATGGGCAGGAAGAATCAAAGATTAAAGTCTCAGGTTATGTAGAAGCGTCTTATGGTTATGATTTCAACAGACCTTCAGACAACAACAGACCTGGGTTTATTTATTCTCATAACCGCAGTAATGAAGTAGCCCTGAACTTAGGGTTTATTAAAGCAGCGTACGACAATGGCGCTGTACGTGCAAATATGGCCCTCATGGCCGGTTCTTATACCAATGCAAACCTGGCTGCTGAGCCTGGGGTATTGAAAAATATTTATGAAGCAAATGCAGGTGTTAAACTGTCAAAAACTCAGAACTTATGGATCGATGCAGGGGTGTTCTCTTCACACATCGGTTTTGAAAGTGCGGTATCAAAAGATTGCTGGGTACTGACCCGGAATATTTCTTCGGAAAATACGCCCTATTTTGAGACTGGAGCGAAAATCAGTTACGGAACCGCTGATGGGAAGTTTAGCGCAACGGTGCTTTACTTAAACGGATGGCAGCGCATTACCCGTCAGCATGAAAATTCAAAGCCTGCCGGGGGGCTGCAGCTGACCTGGAAACCTACAGATAAGATCACGGTCAATTATAGCAACTACTTAGGTTCGGAAGGTGCAGATTCGATACGTGTACAGCGTTTTTACCACAATGTGTACGGGATTTTCCAGGTCACGGATCATTTAGGTCTGACGCTTGGATTTGACTATGGTACGCAGCAAAAAGAGAAGGGTAAATCTGCGAAAAATGAAGTGCTTTCGCCGGTAGCGATCGCGCAGTACCGCTTTAACCCAAATTGGGCAGTAGCAGGAAGAGTAGAATATTATGAAGATAGAAAGGGAATGCTGATCGCTACCGGAACAGCCGAGGGATTTAAAACAACCGGATATTCTTTAAACCTTGACTATGCGCCGGTAACCAACGCCGTGGTTAGATTGGAAGGAAAACTGTATGATAGCAAAGACAAAATCTTTACACGTCGCGCATCCGCAGTAAATTATAATGCTGCAGTGACTGCAAGTATTGCGGTCTCTTTTTAA
- a CDS encoding K(+)-transporting ATPase subunit C, whose product MKKYIIQSLRLTGVLLVLLCIIYPLTIAFIGKFTPGEGGGEKITKNGKVVGYALIGQSFTKPEYFWGRPSAVGYNAAGSGGSNKGATNEEYLKQVSERIDTLLKYHPYLKKADIPSDMVTASGSGLDPDISETGAIMQIKRVAAYRKLSDRTVAELVLKNTEGPLFGLFGPSKVNVLKLNVALDELKK is encoded by the coding sequence ATGAAAAAATACATCATACAATCACTTAGATTAACCGGAGTACTCCTGGTACTGCTTTGCATCATTTACCCATTAACTATTGCTTTCATCGGGAAATTTACACCAGGTGAAGGAGGTGGCGAGAAAATCACTAAAAACGGTAAGGTGGTGGGGTATGCTTTAATTGGCCAGTCCTTCACAAAACCAGAATATTTCTGGGGCAGACCTTCAGCTGTAGGTTACAATGCGGCAGGTTCCGGAGGTTCCAATAAAGGCGCAACAAACGAGGAGTATCTGAAACAGGTCTCAGAGAGAATTGATACGTTGTTGAAATACCATCCTTATTTGAAAAAAGCAGATATCCCTTCGGATATGGTAACTGCTTCTGGAAGTGGATTAGACCCTGATATTTCAGAAACCGGAGCCATTATGCAGATCAAAAGAGTAGCGGCTTACCGTAAACTGAGCGATAGGACAGTAGCAGAATTGGTACTGAAAAATACCGAAGGCCCATTGTTCGGTCTATTCGGTCCGTCAAAAGTGAATGTGCTCAAATTAAATGTTGCCCTCGATGAGTTAAAAAAATAA
- the kdpB gene encoding potassium-transporting ATPase subunit KdpB — MKNKSNILFEPALVNTALKQSFIKLDPRLMIRNPVMFTVEIGTFVMLFVTIYSISNSSQGSFGYNFVVFLVLLLTVLFANFAEAIAEARGKAQADSLRKTREETPAKVVMSDGTIVVRSSNQLKKGDVFFCETGDTIPTDGEIISGIATIDESAITGESAPVIRESGGDKSSVTGGTKVLSDQIKVQVSTAPGESFLDKMIALVEGASRQKTPNEIALTILLAGFTLVFIIVCITLKPFADYSNTPITIASFIALFVCLIPTTIGGLLSAIGIAGMDRALRANVITKSGKAVETAGDIDVLLLDKTGTITIGNRKATHFYPTAGIIIKSFTDACVLSSLADETPEGKSIVELAAAQDPKLITTAPEGSKFIKFTAETRSSGLDTQDGRRIRKGAFDSIRNIVLAAGNPFPMDIEEQVKRIASNGGTPLVVSENEHALGVIELQDIIKPGISERFERLRKMGVKTVMVTGDNPLTAKFIAQKAGVDDFIAEAKPEDKMNYIKEEQALGKLVAMMGDGTNDAPALAQADVGVAMNSGTQAAKEAGNMVDLDNDPTKLIEIVEIGKQLLITRGTLTTFSIANDVAKYFAIVPALFIVSIPALRSLNIMNLHSPETAILSAVIFNAIVIPLLIPVALRGVSYKPIGASALLRRNLLIYGIGGVIAPFIGIKLIDMVISLMA; from the coding sequence ATGAAAAATAAATCCAACATATTATTTGAACCTGCTTTAGTGAATACCGCATTAAAGCAATCATTTATCAAACTTGATCCGCGTTTGATGATCCGGAATCCGGTAATGTTTACCGTAGAGATTGGAACATTTGTGATGCTGTTTGTCACCATTTATTCCATCAGTAATTCCAGTCAGGGTTCCTTCGGATATAACTTTGTGGTATTCCTGGTGCTGTTATTAACTGTTTTGTTCGCCAATTTTGCAGAGGCTATCGCCGAAGCAAGAGGTAAAGCACAGGCAGATAGTTTACGTAAAACCAGAGAAGAAACACCTGCAAAAGTAGTGATGAGCGATGGTACTATTGTAGTTCGCTCTTCTAATCAATTGAAAAAAGGAGATGTGTTTTTCTGTGAAACCGGAGATACCATCCCAACAGATGGAGAGATCATTTCAGGGATTGCCACCATCGATGAATCGGCAATTACAGGAGAATCTGCTCCGGTAATCCGTGAGTCTGGTGGTGATAAATCATCGGTCACTGGTGGTACAAAAGTCCTGTCAGATCAGATTAAAGTGCAGGTAAGCACTGCCCCCGGAGAAAGCTTCCTGGATAAAATGATTGCTTTAGTAGAAGGCGCTTCCCGCCAGAAAACACCAAACGAGATTGCATTGACGATTTTACTAGCCGGTTTTACCCTGGTGTTTATCATCGTATGTATCACCTTAAAACCATTCGCTGATTACTCCAATACACCGATTACGATTGCTTCTTTCATCGCACTATTTGTATGTCTGATTCCAACAACAATTGGCGGTTTGTTATCGGCAATCGGTATTGCGGGAATGGACAGGGCTTTAAGGGCTAATGTAATCACGAAATCGGGTAAAGCTGTAGAGACTGCAGGTGATATTGACGTGTTATTATTAGATAAAACCGGAACAATTACCATTGGTAACCGTAAGGCTACTCACTTTTATCCAACCGCTGGAATCATCATTAAAAGCTTTACTGATGCTTGTGTACTGAGCTCTTTAGCGGATGAAACTCCGGAAGGAAAGTCGATTGTTGAACTGGCAGCAGCACAAGACCCTAAGCTGATTACTACTGCTCCTGAAGGTTCGAAGTTCATCAAATTTACCGCAGAAACGAGGTCTAGTGGTTTAGATACTCAGGATGGCAGACGCATTAGAAAAGGTGCTTTTGATTCGATCAGAAACATAGTGCTGGCTGCAGGAAATCCTTTCCCAATGGACATTGAAGAGCAGGTGAAAAGAATTGCCAGCAATGGGGGTACGCCGCTCGTAGTTTCAGAAAATGAGCATGCTTTAGGTGTGATTGAACTGCAGGACATCATTAAACCTGGGATCTCTGAGCGTTTTGAGCGTTTGCGTAAAATGGGGGTGAAAACAGTAATGGTGACTGGTGATAATCCATTAACGGCTAAGTTTATTGCGCAGAAAGCAGGAGTAGATGATTTTATCGCAGAGGCTAAACCTGAGGATAAAATGAACTATATCAAAGAAGAACAGGCATTGGGCAAATTAGTAGCCATGATGGGTGATGGTACCAATGATGCGCCAGCACTGGCACAAGCAGATGTAGGTGTGGCCATGAACAGTGGTACTCAAGCCGCAAAAGAGGCAGGTAATATGGTGGATCTGGACAACGATCCAACGAAACTGATCGAAATCGTTGAAATTGGAAAACAGTTATTGATCACCAGAGGAACCCTGACTACGTTTTCCATTGCCAATGATGTGGCCAAATATTTTGCCATTGTACCTGCTTTGTTCATCGTGTCAATTCCTGCTTTACGCAGTCTGAACATCATGAATCTGCACAGCCCGGAAACAGCCATCTTATCCGCTGTGATATTCAATGCAATCGTGATTCCTTTATTGATTCCGGTTGCTTTACGCGGGGTATCTTATAAGCCAATTGGCGCAAGTGCATTGTTACGCCGCAACTTGCTGATTTATGGAATTGGAGGCGTAATCGCTCCATTTATCGGGATAAAATTAATTGATATGGTGATTTCCCTGATGGCCTAA